A portion of the Burkholderia pseudomultivorans genome contains these proteins:
- a CDS encoding PAS domain-containing protein, translating to MIEKFHPQTGNYATAVMLVAIATVLQALAIRFGGVNLSLILYYPMLAGAAWATSFLFGCIATAVSGLLVWALFLSDPATYTEPLPERLVRLGAFILIGAVVCAIASMLRHARVTNERARRREAAARAQLEAVLHALPDGVIAADTTGRVTYLNAAAAELLGCRPDDATGRAARDVVQLCDRDGRRVQTSALERALGGVRMMSERHWVRPAGGGEPVPVAEIAVPIGDADGNIDGAVLLLRDIGAQRVRAEALQAERAVVEASPDAIVGIDADGRIVSWNPAAQRMFGYDENDARGRRFETLVAMRWLKRNPVADTFDDMREAVGPVDLLCVRRDGQRFRATVSARPVRDAARALVALSLTVRETGAQRRRDMITQRSLRGARNARDRADTSNRLKDELLATVSHELRTPLNVIYGWIEVLRNSRDASLQTQAIDAIDRSARSLTRMVGDILDASSLATGKLQLESMPVDVVRLGSDVVASFQSAASAAGVALEFDGATSACIVAGDAERLRQMLSNLVSNALKFTPGGGEVTVKIARDGAHATLTVSDTGQGIAPEFAPYVFDMFRRADDSPASPRRGLGLGLSIVRHIVQLHGGTVVVESAGRNRGTTFVVTLPAGWQPMGAMAWGLAQAAGANERMTLDTQRILVVDDDATTRASLTAALTTFGAAVAIASSGREAIAMADDMQPTVVLSDLAMPDGDGFWLLDAFRRRAANGNGDGRPDGSRVPRMLAITAHAGLADERRVREAGFDGYLRKPVDVRELAREIARLTQGDG from the coding sequence ATGATTGAAAAATTTCATCCGCAGACCGGAAACTACGCGACCGCCGTGATGCTCGTCGCGATCGCGACCGTGCTGCAGGCGCTCGCGATCCGCTTCGGCGGCGTGAACCTGTCGCTGATCCTGTACTACCCGATGCTGGCCGGCGCCGCGTGGGCGACATCGTTCCTGTTCGGCTGCATCGCGACCGCGGTGAGCGGCCTGCTCGTCTGGGCGCTGTTCCTGTCCGATCCGGCTACCTATACGGAGCCGCTGCCCGAACGGCTGGTCCGGCTCGGCGCCTTCATCCTGATCGGCGCGGTGGTGTGTGCGATCGCGTCGATGCTGCGTCACGCGAGAGTGACCAACGAGCGCGCGCGCCGTCGCGAGGCTGCCGCGCGCGCGCAGCTCGAAGCCGTGCTGCATGCGTTGCCGGACGGCGTGATCGCGGCCGACACGACCGGGCGCGTCACCTATCTGAACGCGGCGGCGGCCGAGCTGCTCGGCTGCCGGCCCGACGATGCGACCGGGCGCGCTGCGCGCGACGTCGTGCAGCTGTGCGACCGGGACGGCCGGCGCGTGCAGACCTCGGCGCTCGAGCGCGCGCTCGGCGGCGTGCGCATGATGTCCGAGCGTCACTGGGTGCGGCCCGCGGGCGGCGGCGAACCGGTGCCGGTCGCGGAGATCGCGGTGCCGATCGGCGATGCGGACGGCAATATCGACGGCGCGGTGCTGCTGCTGCGCGATATCGGCGCGCAGCGCGTGCGCGCGGAAGCACTGCAGGCCGAGCGCGCGGTGGTCGAGGCGTCGCCGGACGCGATCGTCGGCATCGACGCCGATGGTCGCATCGTCAGCTGGAACCCGGCCGCGCAGCGGATGTTCGGGTACGACGAGAACGACGCGCGCGGCCGCCGCTTCGAGACGCTGGTCGCGATGCGCTGGCTGAAGCGCAATCCGGTCGCGGACACGTTCGACGACATGCGCGAGGCCGTCGGCCCGGTCGACCTGCTGTGCGTGCGGCGCGACGGCCAGCGTTTTCGCGCGACCGTGTCGGCGCGCCCGGTGCGCGACGCCGCGCGTGCGCTGGTCGCGCTGTCGCTGACCGTGCGCGAAACCGGCGCGCAGCGGCGGCGCGACATGATCACGCAGCGTTCGCTGCGCGGCGCGCGCAATGCGCGCGACCGGGCCGACACGTCGAACCGGCTGAAGGACGAACTGCTGGCGACGGTGTCGCACGAGCTGCGCACGCCGCTGAACGTGATCTACGGCTGGATCGAGGTGCTGCGCAACTCCCGCGACGCGTCGCTGCAGACGCAGGCGATCGATGCGATCGACCGCAGCGCGCGATCGCTGACGCGGATGGTCGGCGACATCCTCGACGCGTCGTCGCTCGCGACCGGCAAGCTGCAGCTCGAGTCGATGCCGGTCGACGTCGTGCGGCTCGGCTCGGATGTCGTCGCGTCGTTCCAGTCGGCCGCCTCGGCGGCCGGCGTCGCGCTCGAGTTCGACGGCGCGACGTCCGCCTGCATCGTGGCGGGCGATGCCGAGCGGCTGCGGCAGATGCTGTCGAACCTCGTGTCGAATGCGCTGAAGTTTACGCCGGGCGGCGGCGAGGTGACGGTGAAGATCGCGCGCGACGGCGCGCATGCGACGCTGACCGTATCCGACACGGGGCAGGGCATTGCGCCGGAATTCGCGCCCTACGTGTTCGACATGTTCAGGCGCGCGGACGATTCCCCGGCGTCGCCGCGGCGCGGGCTCGGCCTCGGGCTCTCGATCGTGCGCCATATCGTGCAGCTGCACGGCGGCACGGTGGTGGTCGAAAGCGCGGGGCGCAATCGCGGCACGACCTTCGTCGTGACGCTGCCGGCCGGCTGGCAGCCGATGGGCGCGATGGCTTGGGGGCTGGCGCAGGCGGCCGGCGCGAACGAGCGGATGACGCTCGACACGCAGCGCATCCTCGTCGTCGACGACGACGCCACCACGCGCGCGAGCCTCACGGCCGCGCTGACCACCTTCGGCGCGGCAGTCGCGATCGCGTCGTCGGGCCGCGAGGCGATCGCGATGGCCGACGACATGCAGCCGACCGTCGTGCTGTCCGACCTCGCGATGCCGGACGGCGACGGCTTCTGGCTGCTCGACGCGTTTCGCCGGCGCGCGGCGAACGGCAACGGCGACGGCCGGCCGGACGGCTCGCGCGTCCCGCGCATGCTCGCGATCACCGCGCATGCGGGGCTCGCCGATGAACGCCGCGTGCGCGAGGCCGGCTTCGACGGCTATCTGCGCAAGCCGGTCGACGTGCGCGAGCTTGCGCGCGAGATCGCCCGCCTGACGCAAGGCGACGGTTAG
- a CDS encoding UDP-glucuronic acid decarboxylase family protein: MKGYDRKRVLVTGGAGFLGSHLCERLLTAGHDVLCVDNFYTGAKDNIAHLLDSPNFELMRHDVTFPLYVEVDEIYNLACPASPIHYQRDPVQTTKTSVHGAINLLGLAKRVKARILQASTSEVYGDPDVHPQDEHYWGRVNPVGIRACYDEGKRCAETLFMDYHRQYGVDVRIARIFNTYGPRMHPADGRVVSNFITQALAGEPLTVYGDGRQTRSFCYVDDLVDALIRLMDEPGDASEPINLGSDDEIAMIDVAREVVRVVGASVPIEFCALPADDPRQRRPNLDAARTRLGWRATTPFASGLAHTARHFIHRQAIHHTPGDLVRSTQIASHMLAQIGTRNRPAPTS, from the coding sequence ATGAAGGGCTACGATCGCAAACGGGTACTCGTCACCGGCGGCGCCGGCTTTCTCGGTTCGCATCTGTGCGAACGACTGCTCACCGCCGGCCACGACGTGCTGTGCGTCGACAATTTCTATACGGGCGCGAAGGACAACATCGCGCACCTGCTCGACTCGCCGAACTTCGAGCTGATGCGGCACGACGTCACGTTTCCGCTTTATGTGGAGGTCGACGAGATCTACAACCTCGCGTGCCCCGCGTCGCCGATCCACTACCAGCGCGACCCGGTGCAGACGACCAAGACCAGCGTGCATGGCGCGATCAACCTGCTCGGCCTCGCCAAGCGCGTGAAGGCGCGGATCCTGCAGGCGTCGACCAGCGAGGTCTACGGCGACCCCGACGTGCATCCGCAGGACGAGCACTACTGGGGCCGAGTGAATCCGGTCGGCATCCGCGCGTGCTACGACGAAGGCAAGCGCTGCGCGGAAACGCTGTTCATGGACTATCACCGCCAGTACGGCGTCGACGTGCGGATCGCGCGGATCTTCAACACCTACGGGCCGCGCATGCATCCGGCCGACGGGCGCGTCGTGTCGAACTTCATCACGCAGGCGCTGGCGGGCGAGCCGCTGACCGTCTACGGCGACGGCCGGCAGACGCGCTCGTTCTGCTATGTCGACGATCTGGTCGACGCACTGATCCGGCTGATGGACGAACCGGGCGACGCGAGCGAGCCGATCAATCTCGGCAGCGACGACGAGATCGCGATGATCGACGTGGCGCGCGAAGTCGTGCGCGTGGTCGGCGCGTCGGTGCCGATCGAATTCTGCGCGCTGCCGGCCGACGACCCGCGCCAGCGGCGGCCGAATCTCGACGCCGCGCGCACGCGGCTCGGCTGGCGGGCGACGACGCCGTTCGCGAGCGGCCTCGCGCACACCGCACGGCACTTCATCCATCGGCAGGCGATACACCATACGCCGGGCGACCTGGTGCGCAGCACGCAGATCGCGTCGCACATGCTCGCGCAGATCGGCACGCGCAACCGGCCCGCGCCGACGTCGTGA
- a CDS encoding glycosyltransferase family 4 protein, which produces MQRIALISEHASPLGVIGGVDAGGQNIYVANVAKQLAERGLDVDVYTRCDNAHLPEVVEIGTHMRVIHVPAGPPVDVPKERLLPYMDAFAQYMVARMRREADPVDVMHANFFMSGHAALRVKKQLGIPLVTTFHALGRVRRLHQGAADGFPDARFAIEDTLARRSDRLIAECPQDAADLITHYRADASHIEIVPCGFDAREFRPVPRDEARARLGWPGDAFVVLQLGRLVPRKGIDTVIDALARMPRDPQRPTRLYVVGGSHATPDPARDPELARLAALAHDTGIADRVTFVGRRDRDALHLYYSAADVFVTTPWYEPFGITPVEAMACATPVIGSDVGGIRTTVEDGRTGYLVPPRDPAALAARLVQLREQPDHCAALGRAGYLRAHRCYTWRGVADRLVDIYRDVALGRRAGTSAGASRRTPVAATPRALANRKENA; this is translated from the coding sequence ATGCAAAGAATCGCGTTGATCAGTGAACATGCGTCGCCGCTGGGGGTGATCGGCGGCGTCGATGCAGGCGGCCAGAACATCTACGTCGCGAACGTCGCGAAGCAGCTGGCCGAACGCGGCCTCGACGTCGACGTCTATACGCGCTGCGACAATGCGCACCTGCCGGAAGTCGTCGAGATCGGCACGCACATGCGCGTGATCCACGTGCCAGCCGGCCCGCCCGTCGACGTGCCGAAGGAGCGGCTGCTGCCCTACATGGACGCGTTCGCGCAGTACATGGTCGCGCGCATGCGGCGCGAAGCCGATCCGGTCGACGTGATGCATGCGAACTTCTTCATGTCCGGTCACGCGGCATTGCGTGTGAAGAAACAGCTCGGCATTCCGCTCGTCACGACCTTTCATGCGCTCGGCCGCGTGCGGCGTCTGCACCAGGGCGCGGCCGACGGTTTTCCCGATGCGCGCTTCGCGATCGAGGACACGCTCGCGCGGCGCTCGGACCGGTTGATCGCCGAGTGTCCGCAGGATGCGGCCGACCTGATCACGCACTATCGCGCCGATGCGTCGCACATCGAGATCGTGCCGTGCGGATTCGACGCGCGCGAGTTCCGCCCGGTGCCGCGCGACGAGGCGCGCGCGCGGCTCGGCTGGCCGGGCGACGCATTCGTCGTGCTGCAGCTCGGCCGGCTGGTGCCGCGCAAGGGCATCGACACCGTGATCGACGCGCTCGCGCGGATGCCGCGCGATCCGCAGCGGCCGACGCGGCTCTATGTCGTCGGCGGCAGCCACGCGACGCCCGACCCCGCGCGCGACCCCGAACTGGCGCGGCTCGCCGCGCTCGCGCACGACACCGGTATCGCCGATCGCGTGACCTTCGTCGGCCGGCGCGACCGCGACGCGCTGCACCTGTACTACAGCGCCGCCGACGTGTTCGTGACGACGCCGTGGTACGAGCCGTTCGGCATCACGCCGGTCGAGGCGATGGCCTGCGCGACGCCGGTGATCGGCAGCGACGTCGGCGGGATCCGCACGACCGTCGAGGACGGCCGGACCGGCTATCTGGTGCCGCCGCGCGATCCGGCCGCGCTGGCCGCCCGGCTCGTGCAGCTGCGCGAGCAGCCCGACCACTGCGCGGCGCTCGGCCGCGCCGGCTATCTGCGCGCACACCGATGCTATACGTGGCGCGGCGTCGCCGACCGGCTCGTCGACATCTACCGCGACGTCGCGCTCGGGCGCCGCGCCGGCACGTCGGCCGGCGCCTCGCGCCGCACGCCGGTCGCGGCCACGCCGCGCGCGCTCGCGAACCGCAAGGAGAATGCGTGA
- a CDS encoding BON domain-containing protein — MKLNSLHARSLRLHRRRASRAGMALAFAAAAACAVTAPNVFAAGDDGSASSSSSSSSSSSTGTKIRDATVTTKVKAALIGTSGLSAGDVHVKTRRGNVTLTGSVPDEQQRTMAVNAVKQVDGVQDVRDQLTIRPK, encoded by the coding sequence ATGAAGCTCAACTCGTTGCACGCCCGTTCCCTGCGACTTCACCGCCGCCGCGCGAGCCGCGCCGGCATGGCGCTCGCGTTCGCCGCCGCGGCCGCCTGCGCGGTCACGGCGCCGAACGTGTTCGCCGCCGGCGACGACGGTTCGGCATCTTCGTCGTCGTCTTCTTCGTCTTCTTCGTCGACCGGCACGAAGATCCGCGACGCGACCGTCACCACCAAGGTGAAGGCCGCGCTGATCGGCACCAGCGGCCTGTCGGCCGGCGACGTGCACGTGAAGACGCGCCGCGGCAACGTGACGCTGACGGGCAGCGTGCCCGACGAGCAGCAGCGCACGATGGCCGTGAACGCGGTGAAGCAGGTCGACGGCGTGCAGGACGTGCGCGACCAGTTGACGATCCGGCCGAAGTGA
- a CDS encoding SDR family oxidoreductase, which translates to MNCMLKPVGEQTIVITGATSGIGLVTARKAARRGAKLVLFARNEEALNTLCEEIRQHGGLAVPVAGDVANLEDLQRAAATAADTYGGFDTWVNNAGVSIFGAASTVPLEDQRRLFDTNYWGVVHGSLVAADHFRRKSDFHGGAIINMGSEASDAPVPLQTAYVASKHAVKGFTDSLRLEMEADHLPVSVTLIKPAAIDTMFVMHAKNYMNVEAKLPPPIYDPELVADAILFAAAHPRRTLFVGGAAKFTSASAYHMPRLFDRVAATLFSRGQRTVRPARPRDDNALYESRHALHEREGMEGPVLRGCAYNAVVQRPKVASAVALTAAALVVAALARSRRAAT; encoded by the coding sequence ATGAACTGCATGCTCAAACCGGTCGGCGAGCAGACGATCGTGATCACCGGCGCGACCAGCGGCATCGGCCTCGTCACGGCGCGCAAGGCCGCGCGGCGCGGCGCGAAGCTGGTGCTGTTCGCACGCAACGAGGAGGCGCTGAACACGCTGTGCGAGGAAATCCGCCAGCACGGCGGGCTGGCGGTGCCGGTCGCGGGCGACGTCGCGAACCTCGAGGACCTGCAGCGCGCGGCCGCGACGGCGGCCGACACCTACGGCGGCTTCGACACGTGGGTCAACAACGCCGGCGTGTCGATCTTCGGCGCGGCGTCCACCGTGCCGCTCGAGGATCAGCGCCGGCTGTTCGACACCAACTACTGGGGCGTCGTGCACGGCTCGCTGGTCGCGGCCGACCATTTCCGGCGCAAGAGCGATTTCCACGGCGGCGCGATCATCAACATGGGCAGCGAGGCGTCCGACGCGCCGGTGCCGCTGCAGACCGCGTACGTCGCGTCGAAGCACGCGGTGAAGGGCTTTACCGATTCGCTGCGGCTCGAGATGGAAGCCGATCACCTGCCGGTGTCGGTCACGCTGATCAAGCCGGCCGCGATCGACACGATGTTCGTGATGCACGCGAAGAACTACATGAACGTCGAGGCGAAGCTGCCGCCGCCGATCTACGACCCGGAACTGGTCGCCGACGCGATCCTGTTCGCCGCCGCGCATCCGCGCCGCACGCTGTTCGTCGGCGGCGCCGCGAAGTTCACGTCGGCCAGCGCGTACCACATGCCGCGGCTGTTCGATCGCGTCGCGGCCACGCTGTTCTCGCGCGGCCAGCGCACCGTGCGGCCGGCGCGCCCGCGCGACGACAACGCGCTCTACGAGTCGCGCCATGCACTGCACGAGCGCGAAGGCATGGAAGGGCCGGTGCTGCGCGGCTGCGCGTACAACGCGGTGGTGCAGCGGCCGAAGGTCGCGAGCGCGGTCGCGCTGACCGCGGCCGCGCTCGTGGTGGCCGCGCTCGCGCGATCGCGGCGCGCCGCCACGTGA
- a CDS encoding DUF2795 domain-containing protein, whose translation MTSRQHTGHELSHARAHEGERAQQDHDKGGHQSGHGKAPSPVDVQKALKGMDYPASKADVVECAERSHADPAVIDMLKRIPEREYGTPASVSKELGRLM comes from the coding sequence ATGACATCCCGACAACATACGGGCCACGAACTCAGCCACGCGCGTGCGCACGAGGGCGAGCGCGCACAGCAGGACCACGACAAGGGCGGCCACCAGAGCGGCCACGGCAAGGCGCCGAGCCCGGTCGACGTGCAGAAGGCGCTGAAGGGCATGGACTATCCGGCCAGCAAGGCGGACGTGGTCGAGTGCGCGGAGCGCTCGCATGCGGACCCGGCCGTGATCGACATGCTCAAGCGGATTCCCGAGCGCGAGTACGGCACGCCCGCGTCCGTGTCGAAGGAGCTTGGCCGGCTGATGTGA
- a CDS encoding SDR family oxidoreductase: MSTAQTPPPQKQGRQPGVEREMHPKPRDEAADYVGSGKLAGKVALVTGGDSGIGRAVAVGFAKEGADVAIVYLNESDDAAHTRRLIEQAGRRCEAIACDVGDRRQAQEAVARTVERLGRLDVLVNNAGEQHPQQGIEDVTEEQLTRTFRTNLYGMFFCTQAALPHLKAGARIVNTASVTAYHGNPKLPDYSATKGAIVSFTRSLSIELAERDIRVNAVAPGPIWTPLIPSTFTAEQVAQFGSNVPLKRPGQPDELIGCYVLLASEGASYMTGQTLHPNGGSIVGG; encoded by the coding sequence ATGAGCACCGCACAGACTCCGCCGCCGCAGAAGCAGGGGCGCCAGCCCGGCGTCGAGCGCGAGATGCATCCGAAGCCGCGCGACGAGGCGGCCGACTACGTCGGCAGCGGCAAGCTGGCCGGCAAGGTCGCGCTCGTGACGGGCGGCGACAGCGGCATCGGTCGCGCGGTCGCGGTCGGTTTCGCGAAGGAGGGCGCGGATGTCGCAATCGTCTACCTGAACGAATCCGACGACGCCGCGCATACCCGGCGCCTGATCGAGCAGGCCGGCCGGCGCTGCGAGGCGATCGCATGCGACGTCGGCGACCGCCGGCAGGCGCAGGAAGCCGTCGCGCGCACGGTCGAACGGCTCGGGCGGCTCGACGTGCTCGTCAACAACGCGGGCGAACAGCATCCGCAGCAGGGCATCGAGGACGTGACCGAGGAGCAGCTCACGCGCACCTTCCGCACCAACCTGTACGGGATGTTCTTCTGCACGCAGGCCGCGCTGCCGCATCTGAAGGCCGGCGCGCGCATCGTCAACACGGCGTCGGTGACCGCGTATCACGGCAACCCGAAGCTGCCCGACTACTCGGCGACCAAGGGCGCGATCGTGTCGTTCACGCGTTCGCTGTCGATCGAGCTGGCCGAGCGCGACATCCGCGTGAACGCGGTCGCGCCGGGGCCGATCTGGACGCCGCTGATTCCGTCGACGTTTACGGCCGAACAGGTCGCGCAGTTCGGCTCGAACGTGCCGTTGAAGCGGCCCGGGCAGCCGGACGAGCTGATCGGCTGCTACGTGCTGCTCGCATCGGAAGGCGCCAGCTACATGACGGGGCAGACACTGCACCCGAACGGCGGTTCGATCGTCGGCGGCTGA
- a CDS encoding DUF4142 domain-containing protein translates to MKSHYWTIAALAAGMLGASAHAQMPSEPPASNSHVPGGVINPSSGAGDAGMAKAPQGPDAEFVDQATLAGKSEVQASQLALKQAKSPDVRAFAQRMIADHGKANAQLRQIASSKGITPQTVQVSDPDVEALRGKNGHDFDVAYVAAVGPEAHRKAVALFDGEARNGKDAELRAFARSTLPTLKHHLSMAQALERKVGAQ, encoded by the coding sequence ATGAAATCCCACTACTGGACGATCGCGGCGCTGGCCGCGGGCATGCTCGGCGCGTCGGCGCACGCGCAGATGCCGAGCGAGCCGCCCGCGTCGAATTCGCATGTGCCGGGCGGCGTCATCAATCCGTCGAGCGGCGCGGGCGATGCGGGCATGGCGAAGGCGCCGCAGGGCCCCGACGCCGAGTTCGTCGATCAGGCCACGCTCGCCGGCAAGAGCGAGGTGCAGGCGAGCCAGCTGGCGCTGAAGCAGGCCAAGTCGCCGGACGTGCGCGCATTCGCGCAGCGCATGATCGCCGATCACGGCAAGGCGAACGCGCAGCTGCGCCAGATCGCGTCGAGCAAGGGCATCACGCCGCAGACCGTGCAGGTATCGGATCCGGACGTCGAGGCGCTGCGCGGCAAGAACGGTCACGACTTCGACGTCGCGTACGTCGCGGCGGTCGGCCCGGAAGCGCATCGCAAGGCGGTCGCGCTGTTCGACGGCGAAGCGCGCAACGGCAAGGACGCCGAGCTGCGCGCGTTCGCACGCTCGACGCTGCCGACGCTGAAGCATCACCTGAGCATGGCGCAGGCGCTCGAACGCAAGGTGGGCGCGCAGTAA
- a CDS encoding DUF892 family protein, with the protein MAQRQSKHEGILELLCQAYETELGGEQVYAAALQCATDEDLHKEWEKYHRETKHHQEVLRKVFEALGLDPDAKSPGRSAVAATGKSLVQVIEHAKKQADPAVAQIVAAECVVLAETKDHLNWELIGYAANQLSGDAAKVLKDAHDEVEPDEDHHLYHTRGWAREMWIESMGFKAVLPPPEEVKKVESAADAARAERSRGKMM; encoded by the coding sequence ATGGCCCAACGGCAATCGAAGCACGAAGGCATTCTCGAACTGCTCTGCCAGGCATACGAGACCGAGCTTGGCGGCGAACAGGTGTACGCGGCCGCGCTGCAGTGTGCGACCGACGAGGACCTGCACAAGGAATGGGAGAAGTACCACCGCGAAACCAAGCACCACCAGGAGGTGCTGCGCAAGGTGTTCGAGGCGCTCGGCCTCGATCCCGATGCGAAGTCGCCGGGACGCAGCGCGGTGGCCGCGACCGGCAAGTCGCTGGTGCAGGTGATCGAGCACGCGAAGAAGCAGGCCGATCCGGCGGTCGCGCAGATCGTCGCGGCCGAGTGCGTGGTGCTCGCCGAGACCAAGGACCACCTGAACTGGGAACTGATCGGCTATGCGGCCAACCAGTTGTCGGGCGATGCCGCGAAGGTGCTGAAGGACGCGCACGACGAGGTCGAGCCCGACGAGGACCACCACCTCTATCACACGCGCGGCTGGGCGCGCGAGATGTGGATCGAGTCGATGGGGTTCAAGGCCGTGCTGCCGCCGCCGGAAGAGGTGAAGAAGGTCGAGTCGGCCGCCGACGCGGCGCGCGCCGAGCGTTCGCGCGGCAAGATGATGTGA
- a CDS encoding zinc-dependent alcohol dehydrogenase, protein MMALCWHGKRAVHYERVDDPAIAHPRDAIVKVALCAIGGADLHLYDAVLPGLKDGAVLGREFMGEVVEVGSENRHLRVGDRVVVPFAIACGTCDACRRGNYSVCETSNPNRAFVQRVYGQGTGGLFGCGHLAGGYPGGQAEYVRVPFADVGPIRIPDEIDDERALPLGDTLPTGWQAAVQCAIQPNDVVAVWGAGPVGLYAVLAARLLGAGDVIAIDCVPERLDCARALGATPLDFTKLSVADTLAEQTRGKGPDKCIDAVGLEAHAVDAVDATLDRFKETTVPGVDQPHVLREAIYACRPGGVVSIAGLYGGLVDNLPIGAIVNKGLTLRAAQTYVQRWSDDLLKRIVDGQLDPSFVVTHRARLSDGPDLYELSRTRGDGCIKAVMRPGD, encoded by the coding sequence ATGATGGCATTGTGCTGGCACGGCAAGCGCGCCGTGCATTACGAACGGGTGGACGATCCGGCGATCGCGCATCCGCGCGACGCGATCGTGAAGGTCGCGCTGTGCGCGATCGGCGGCGCCGACCTGCATCTGTACGACGCGGTGCTGCCGGGCCTGAAGGACGGTGCGGTCCTCGGCCGCGAATTCATGGGCGAGGTGGTCGAAGTCGGCAGCGAGAACCGGCACCTGCGCGTCGGCGATCGCGTCGTGGTGCCGTTCGCGATCGCGTGCGGCACCTGCGACGCGTGCCGGCGCGGCAACTACTCGGTGTGCGAAACCTCGAATCCGAATCGCGCGTTCGTGCAGCGCGTGTACGGGCAGGGCACCGGCGGCCTGTTTGGCTGCGGGCATCTGGCCGGCGGCTATCCGGGCGGGCAGGCCGAGTACGTGCGCGTGCCGTTCGCCGATGTCGGGCCGATCAGGATTCCGGACGAGATCGACGACGAACGCGCGCTGCCGCTCGGCGACACGCTGCCGACCGGCTGGCAGGCCGCCGTGCAGTGCGCGATCCAGCCGAACGACGTCGTTGCGGTATGGGGCGCGGGCCCGGTCGGGCTGTACGCGGTGCTCGCCGCGCGGCTGCTCGGCGCGGGCGACGTGATCGCGATCGACTGCGTGCCCGAGCGGCTCGACTGCGCCCGCGCGCTCGGCGCGACGCCGCTCGACTTCACCAAGCTGAGCGTGGCCGACACGCTCGCCGAGCAGACGCGCGGCAAGGGCCCGGACAAATGCATCGACGCGGTCGGGCTCGAAGCGCATGCGGTGGACGCGGTCGACGCGACGCTCGACCGCTTCAAGGAAACCACCGTGCCGGGCGTCGACCAGCCGCACGTGCTGCGCGAGGCGATCTACGCGTGCCGCCCCGGCGGCGTCGTGTCGATCGCGGGATTGTACGGCGGCCTCGTCGACAACCTGCCGATCGGCGCGATCGTCAACAAGGGGCTGACGCTGCGCGCCGCGCAGACCTACGTGCAGCGCTGGAGCGACGACCTGCTCAAGCGCATCGTCGACGGGCAGCTCGATCCGTCGTTCGTCGTCACGCATCGCGCGCGTCTTTCCGACGGCCCCGATCTCTACGAGCTGAGCCGCACGCGCGGCGACGGCTGCATCAAGGCGGTGATGCGGCCGGGCGATTGA